In one window of Cytophagaceae bacterium ABcell3 DNA:
- the thrS gene encoding threonine--tRNA ligase, translated as MIRITLPDGSVREYEQGTTPMDIARSISEGLARNVLSAKVNGTVVDADTPIQQDANVQLLTWNDPEGKSTFWHSSAHLLAEALEALYPGVKFGIGPPIDNGFYYDVDFGDKVFSQDEFKAVEDKMLELARQKNEYVREEISKKDAIQYFEEKGDEYKLDLLEGLEDGTITFYKQGGFTDLCRGPHIPNTGFIKAVKLMNVAGAYWRGDESRKQLTRIYGVSFPKQKGLSQHLEMLEEAKKRDHRKLGKELELFAFSEKVGMGLPLWLPKGAMLRERLESFLKKAQVKAGYSPVVSPHIGQKELYVTSGHYEKYGEDSFQPIKTPHEGEEFLLKPMNCPHHCEIYKTKPRSYKDLPIRYAEFGTVYRYEQSGELHGLTRVRGFTQDDAHIFCRPDQVKEEFLKVIDLVLYVFNTLGFENYKAQVSLRDPENTSKYIGGDEQWDKAEQAIIEAAEEKDLKTVTETGEAAFYGPKLDFMVKDALGREWQLGTIQVDYQLPERFKLEYIGADNQKHRPVMIHRAPFGSLERFVAVLIEHCAGNFPLWLSPEQIALLPISEKYADYAQEVYLDLEESDIRGIIDHRDEKIGRKIRDAEVKKIPYMLIVGEKEREEKKVSVRKHGTGDIGSFSIDEFKAFFKKEISDTIKKS; from the coding sequence ATGATCAGGATCACATTACCTGACGGAAGTGTCAGAGAATATGAACAGGGGACTACCCCCATGGATATTGCTCGTAGTATTAGCGAGGGACTAGCGAGAAATGTATTATCAGCGAAGGTGAATGGGACAGTGGTAGATGCCGATACCCCGATTCAGCAAGATGCCAATGTACAGTTGCTGACATGGAATGATCCTGAAGGGAAGTCTACATTCTGGCATTCGTCTGCTCACTTGCTGGCGGAGGCCCTGGAAGCGCTTTACCCTGGAGTTAAATTCGGTATAGGACCTCCTATTGATAATGGTTTTTACTATGATGTAGATTTTGGGGATAAAGTCTTTTCTCAAGACGAGTTCAAGGCTGTGGAGGATAAAATGCTTGAGCTTGCTAGGCAGAAGAATGAATATGTGCGGGAGGAAATCTCCAAAAAAGACGCCATTCAATACTTTGAAGAAAAAGGGGATGAGTACAAGCTTGACCTTCTTGAAGGTTTAGAAGATGGAACCATTACCTTTTATAAGCAAGGAGGTTTTACTGACCTTTGCCGGGGGCCACATATACCCAATACCGGGTTTATTAAAGCTGTAAAGCTTATGAATGTTGCCGGAGCCTATTGGCGTGGCGATGAAAGCCGGAAACAGCTTACAAGGATATATGGAGTTTCCTTCCCTAAGCAAAAGGGGCTTTCACAGCATTTGGAAATGCTGGAAGAAGCAAAGAAAAGGGACCATAGAAAGCTAGGTAAGGAGCTTGAACTATTTGCTTTCTCTGAAAAAGTTGGCATGGGACTTCCTTTATGGTTGCCTAAGGGGGCTATGCTGCGGGAACGCCTGGAAAGCTTTTTGAAAAAAGCCCAGGTAAAAGCAGGTTATTCGCCAGTGGTATCTCCACATATTGGGCAGAAAGAGCTTTATGTTACTTCTGGCCACTATGAGAAATATGGAGAAGATTCATTTCAGCCTATAAAAACGCCTCATGAAGGTGAGGAGTTTTTGTTAAAGCCAATGAATTGTCCCCATCACTGTGAGATTTATAAAACCAAACCACGCTCATATAAAGATCTGCCGATCAGATATGCTGAGTTTGGAACTGTTTACAGATATGAGCAAAGCGGCGAGTTGCACGGTTTGACCCGGGTAAGAGGGTTTACCCAAGACGATGCACATATCTTCTGCCGTCCGGATCAGGTAAAAGAAGAGTTTTTGAAGGTTATAGACTTGGTTCTATATGTTTTCAATACATTGGGTTTTGAAAACTATAAGGCACAGGTTTCACTGCGTGACCCAGAAAATACATCTAAATATATCGGTGGTGATGAGCAGTGGGACAAAGCTGAACAAGCTATTATAGAAGCCGCTGAGGAGAAGGATTTAAAAACCGTTACGGAAACCGGCGAAGCTGCTTTTTATGGGCCAAAATTGGATTTTATGGTCAAAGATGCGTTGGGTAGGGAATGGCAGCTCGGAACAATTCAGGTAGATTACCAGTTACCTGAAAGGTTTAAGCTTGAATATATAGGGGCTGACAACCAAAAACACAGGCCGGTAATGATTCATAGGGCGCCATTTGGTTCTTTGGAGCGTTTTGTGGCCGTGCTTATTGAACACTGCGCAGGAAACTTCCCTCTATGGTTGTCTCCTGAGCAAATTGCTTTGTTGCCTATATCTGAGAAATATGCCGATTATGCTCAAGAGGTATATCTTGATTTGGAAGAATCTGATATAAGAGGTATAATTGACCATAGAGACGAGAAAATAGGAAGAAAGATTAGGGATGCAGAAGTGAAAAAGATCCCATATATGTTGATCGTTGGGGAAAAAGAAAGAGAAGAAAAAAAGGTGTCCGTAAGAAAACATGGTACGGGAGATATTGGGAGCTTTAGTATAGATGAATTTAAAGCCTTTTTTAAAAAGGAAATTTCAGATACAATTAAAAAATCTTGA
- a CDS encoding RloB family protein, which yields MKNKKAEQAEAKKQHKELLKAHRRKEPRLEREEPEKRIKPTILIVCEGKNTEPSYFEKFKLTSATIRAIGEGYNTVSLVERAKELSERIENDSSTRKYDQVWCVFDADPKADNSKQAESFNKAIKLAEKYGFGVAYSNQAFEYWIILHFEDHQGGAFNRSGYNDKINKLLKPYKVKFEGEGSKIITDSIFELLEGVDEKTQKPRVKLAIERARRNYDLFDHTNPAKEESSTTVFKLIEEILLYV from the coding sequence ATGAAGAATAAAAAAGCTGAACAAGCTGAGGCAAAAAAACAGCATAAGGAATTATTAAAGGCTCATAGACGCAAAGAACCAAGATTAGAAAGGGAAGAACCTGAAAAGAGAATTAAACCAACTATATTAATAGTTTGTGAAGGAAAAAATACCGAACCCTCATACTTTGAAAAGTTTAAATTAACTTCTGCTACTATTAGAGCAATAGGAGAAGGATATAATACAGTTTCTTTAGTAGAAAGAGCAAAAGAACTATCGGAGAGGATTGAAAATGATAGTTCAACAAGAAAATATGACCAAGTGTGGTGTGTTTTTGATGCAGATCCTAAAGCTGATAATTCAAAACAAGCTGAAAGCTTTAATAAAGCTATTAAACTTGCGGAAAAATACGGATTTGGTGTAGCATACTCTAATCAAGCCTTTGAGTATTGGATAATTTTGCATTTTGAAGACCATCAAGGTGGAGCTTTTAACAGGTCTGGATATAATGATAAAATAAATAAATTATTAAAGCCTTACAAGGTGAAATTTGAAGGAGAAGGTTCAAAAATTATTACTGATTCAATTTTTGAACTATTAGAAGGAGTTGATGAAAAAACTCAAAAGCCTCGTGTGAAATTAGCAATAGAGAGAGCAAGGAGAAACTATGATTTATTTGATCATACTAATCCTGCAAAAGAAGAATCCTCAACAACTGTTTTTAAGCTTATAGAAGAAATATTGTTATATGTATAA
- a CDS encoding tetratricopeptide repeat protein: MSFNNIEIKMNLIRCIAIVGLFSVLCSCGGNQATHERKSPEKIASDPILHALNNAVSENPNNIKFLIRRGAYLFEAGMLKKALQDAVQASEKDDRSFDAWFLRAKCLEELGQYPEALESAFYAERIKDNRAELMFLLAKLTLLTGNTIKSDQYLFKASRMAPEHSDIYLIKGMTAIAAKDTARGLRILRKGYNEDPSNKGVVRQLARTYNHAGKSDSAMIFVIAGQNYHPEDPSLLFAKGQVLSKSGFKESALYAFQSSLKFNPDYMPANRKLGEYYFKSGNLAGSKIYLEKVLEQDTALADINLMLARVYEREVQNEEAIKLYKRILSVNPEDTAAQLSLNRIYNRFPDLAPVEKQVSLEEDEKPKKATSTTLPAPSSEKAPVEAGDKKKEVPLQPEVKKEQESGKDTAGKAPVKKDSLKAAPKAPASEQDVTEDQEKQDEKTGKADKKEKDDKKEEVADDEDESDEDEGKEKKRKGLFRRK, translated from the coding sequence TTGAGCTTTAATAATATAGAAATTAAGATGAACTTAATCCGGTGCATAGCAATTGTCGGCCTGTTTAGTGTTTTATGCTCATGTGGCGGAAACCAGGCTACGCATGAAAGAAAATCTCCTGAAAAGATTGCTTCTGATCCTATATTGCATGCATTGAACAATGCAGTGTCTGAAAACCCTAACAATATCAAGTTTTTGATTAGGAGGGGAGCGTATCTTTTTGAAGCTGGTATGCTAAAGAAAGCACTGCAAGATGCCGTACAGGCATCTGAGAAAGATGACAGGAGTTTTGATGCATGGTTTCTACGTGCCAAGTGTTTGGAAGAACTAGGTCAATATCCAGAGGCGTTGGAATCTGCTTTTTATGCTGAAAGGATTAAAGACAATCGTGCGGAGCTCATGTTTTTGTTGGCAAAACTTACCCTCCTTACGGGTAACACCATTAAGTCAGATCAATACTTGTTTAAAGCTTCAAGGATGGCCCCTGAGCATTCTGATATTTACCTGATCAAGGGAATGACAGCCATTGCGGCAAAAGACACTGCCCGGGGGTTACGTATCCTGCGGAAAGGGTATAACGAAGACCCTAGCAATAAAGGTGTGGTGCGCCAACTTGCCCGGACATACAACCATGCAGGCAAGAGCGACTCGGCCATGATCTTTGTAATTGCAGGCCAGAACTACCACCCGGAAGACCCGAGTTTACTTTTTGCCAAAGGGCAGGTGTTGTCTAAAAGTGGATTTAAAGAGAGTGCTTTGTATGCATTCCAGTCTTCTTTGAAATTTAACCCAGATTATATGCCCGCCAATAGAAAACTGGGAGAGTATTATTTTAAATCCGGTAATTTGGCAGGGTCTAAGATCTATTTAGAAAAAGTGCTTGAGCAGGATACCGCTTTGGCCGATATCAACTTGATGCTTGCGCGGGTTTATGAAAGGGAGGTGCAAAATGAAGAAGCAATTAAACTTTATAAAAGAATTTTATCTGTAAACCCAGAAGATACGGCCGCCCAGCTTTCTTTAAACCGTATCTACAATCGCTTCCCTGATCTGGCACCTGTTGAAAAACAGGTTAGCCTTGAAGAAGATGAAAAGCCAAAAAAGGCAACTAGTACAACATTACCGGCGCCTAGTTCAGAAAAAGCACCTGTAGAAGCCGGAGATAAGAAAAAAGAAGTACCTTTGCAGCCGGAGGTAAAGAAAGAGCAGGAATCTGGGAAGGATACCGCTGGTAAAGCGCCAGTGAAGAAGGACTCTTTAAAAGCTGCACCTAAAGCGCCAGCTTCTGAACAGGATGTTACTGAAGATCAGGAAAAACAGGACGAAAAGACAGGTAAGGCCGACAAAAAAGAAAAAGACGATAAGAAAGAAGAAGTTGCTGACGATGAGGATGAAAGTGATGAGGACGAGGGCAAAGAGAAAAAGAGAAAAGGATTGTTTAGAAGAAAATAA
- the rplT gene encoding 50S ribosomal protein L20 — translation MPRSVPAVASRERRKKIIKQAKGYFGRRKNVYTVAKNAVEKGLVYAYRDRKQKKREFRALWIQRINAAAREHGMSYSQFIGKLAKADVSLNRKALADIAMNDPQAFKAIVDKIK, via the coding sequence ATGCCACGTTCAGTACCAGCGGTAGCCTCCCGCGAAAGAAGGAAAAAAATTATTAAACAAGCCAAAGGTTACTTTGGTAGAAGGAAAAATGTTTACACGGTTGCTAAAAATGCCGTTGAAAAAGGTCTTGTATATGCTTACAGAGACCGTAAACAAAAGAAAAGAGAGTTTAGGGCACTTTGGATTCAAAGAATCAATGCGGCTGCCAGAGAGCACGGTATGTCTTACTCTCAGTTTATTGGCAAACTGGCAAAGGCTGATGTAAGCCTTAACAGAAAAGCCCTTGCTGACATTGCAATGAATGACCCTCAAGCTTTCAAAGCAATTGTTGACAAAATCAAATAA
- the hisB gene encoding bifunctional histidinol-phosphatase/imidazoleglycerol-phosphate dehydratase HisB, with the protein MKKKVLFIDRDGTIIVEPVEDKQVDSLEKLEFLPGAITNLAKIAAELDYMLVMVTNQDGLGTESFPENTFWPAQDKMMKTLANEGVKFDKVHIDRSFEHENLPTRKPRTGMLEEYMNGDYDLENSFVIGDRVTDIQLAKNLGTKAIYIGENVHNDAALTTFDWNEIYHFLLGGNKRTATVRRKTKETDIFINLNLDGTGVTNIKTGLSFFDHMLDQLGKHSLCDLTVEVEGDLHIDEHHTIEDTAIALGDAFAQAIGDKRGIERYGFLLPMDDSLAQAAIDFSGRSWLVWEAEFKREKIGDMPTEMFYHFFKSFSDAAKCNLNIKVEGDNEHHKIEAIFKAVAKSIKMALKKDKATAHILPSTKGVL; encoded by the coding sequence ATGAAAAAGAAAGTATTATTTATAGACAGGGACGGAACCATTATAGTAGAACCTGTTGAGGACAAACAAGTTGATTCTCTTGAAAAACTGGAGTTCCTGCCCGGCGCCATTACCAATCTTGCCAAAATAGCGGCAGAACTTGATTATATGTTGGTCATGGTAACCAATCAAGATGGCTTAGGTACAGAATCTTTTCCCGAAAACACCTTTTGGCCTGCTCAGGACAAAATGATGAAGACACTGGCCAATGAAGGAGTCAAGTTTGACAAAGTCCACATAGACCGTTCTTTTGAACATGAGAACCTGCCTACCAGAAAACCTCGTACAGGTATGTTGGAGGAGTATATGAACGGTGACTATGATCTTGAGAACTCTTTTGTGATCGGTGATCGTGTCACTGATATCCAATTAGCGAAAAACCTTGGAACCAAAGCTATTTATATTGGAGAAAATGTCCATAATGATGCAGCCTTGACCACTTTCGACTGGAACGAAATTTACCACTTTCTCTTAGGTGGAAATAAAAGAACCGCTACGGTGCGGAGGAAAACCAAAGAAACGGATATTTTTATAAACCTGAACCTAGACGGAACTGGTGTAACTAATATCAAAACCGGTCTTAGCTTTTTCGACCATATGCTGGACCAGTTGGGTAAGCACTCCTTATGCGATCTTACGGTAGAGGTGGAGGGTGATTTGCATATAGACGAGCACCATACCATCGAAGATACCGCTATTGCTTTGGGTGATGCTTTTGCCCAGGCCATTGGAGATAAAAGGGGAATTGAAAGGTATGGCTTTTTGTTACCAATGGATGACTCTTTGGCACAAGCTGCTATAGATTTTTCAGGTAGGAGTTGGCTGGTTTGGGAAGCTGAATTTAAGCGTGAAAAAATTGGGGATATGCCTACTGAAATGTTTTATCATTTTTTCAAGTCTTTTTCTGATGCTGCCAAATGTAATCTGAATATCAAGGTAGAGGGGGATAATGAACACCATAAGATAGAGGCTATTTTTAAAGCAGTGGCTAAGTCTATAAAAATGGCTCTGAAAAAGGATAAAGCGACGGCGCATATTCTTCCAAGTACCAAAGGGGTATTATAA
- a CDS encoding ATP-binding protein, translating to MLVQFSIRNYRTFKDKATLTLVASNYDKGVREEENIIKEDKFNLRILKSAVIYGANASGKSKFIEALMFMRHFVISSSKESQKGDKIDVEPFKLSIETEYAPTEFEVIFIYKGTLYRYGFEADNTEVVSEWLYHKNKTKEVELFYREGQNFDVHTRSFSKGHTIVKEGLIRNNALLISVAAQFNDAISENVIEWFKKLGALSGLREEGYQGYTVGKTSEVEYKTKILKLLQAADLGIQDIFIEMLDTEKLPKTMPKDIKEFILKKSKEENAQFLSEIYTIHKKYDKNKKFVGSVNFSLDDDESFGTQKFYYLTGPILDTLENGYTLIVDELDSKLHPNLVCKLVSLFNSKVLNPKNAQLIFNTHDTNLLNSGLFRRDQVWFTEKDKFGEARLYSLSDFKSDEVRKTEAFEDNYIRGKYGAIPFLGLFDNLIYDKLMVRNENEE from the coding sequence ATGCTTGTTCAATTCTCGATAAGAAATTATAGAACTTTCAAAGATAAGGCCACTTTAACCCTTGTCGCCTCTAATTATGATAAGGGGGTTAGGGAAGAAGAAAATATTATTAAAGAAGATAAATTTAATTTAAGAATTCTTAAAAGTGCTGTAATATATGGGGCGAATGCTAGTGGGAAAAGCAAGTTTATTGAAGCCCTCATGTTTATGAGACACTTTGTTATTTCTTCTTCAAAAGAAAGCCAAAAAGGGGATAAAATTGATGTTGAACCATTCAAGCTAAGTATAGAAACTGAGTACGCCCCAACAGAATTCGAAGTTATCTTTATTTATAAAGGGACTTTGTATAGATATGGATTTGAGGCTGATAATACTGAGGTTGTATCTGAGTGGTTGTATCATAAAAATAAAACTAAAGAAGTTGAACTCTTTTATAGAGAAGGGCAAAATTTCGATGTTCATACGCGTAGCTTTAGTAAGGGGCATACTATAGTTAAGGAAGGACTTATTAGAAACAATGCTTTATTAATTTCGGTAGCTGCTCAATTTAATGATGCAATTTCTGAAAATGTTATTGAATGGTTTAAAAAATTAGGTGCATTATCAGGTCTAAGAGAGGAAGGGTATCAAGGTTACACTGTAGGTAAGACGAGTGAAGTAGAGTATAAAACTAAAATACTTAAATTGTTACAAGCCGCTGACTTAGGAATTCAAGACATATTTATAGAAATGCTTGATACTGAAAAGTTGCCTAAAACTATGCCTAAAGACATTAAAGAGTTTATTCTAAAAAAATCTAAGGAGGAAAATGCTCAATTCCTTTCTGAAATTTATACTATTCATAAAAAATATGATAAAAATAAGAAGTTTGTAGGGAGTGTTAATTTCTCTCTAGACGATGATGAATCATTTGGTACTCAAAAATTTTATTATCTAACGGGGCCAATTTTAGATACTTTAGAGAATGGTTATACTTTAATTGTTGATGAATTGGATTCCAAGTTACATCCTAATCTTGTATGTAAATTAGTATCACTTTTTAATTCGAAAGTATTAAATCCTAAGAATGCTCAGTTGATTTTTAATACTCATGATACAAATTTGTTAAACTCTGGTTTATTTCGTAGAGATCAAGTATGGTTTACAGAAAAAGATAAGTTTGGAGAAGCTAGATTGTATTCGCTATCAGATTTTAAATCTGATGAGGTAAGAAAGACTGAAGCTTTTGAAGATAACTATATTCGTGGTAAATATGGAGCGATACCTTTTCTTGGATTATTTGATAATTTGATTTACGATAAATTGATGGTGCGTAATGAGAATGAAGAATAA
- the rpmI gene encoding 50S ribosomal protein L35 encodes MPKVKIKSGAKKRFKLTGTGKIKRKHAFKSHILTKKETKRKRNLTKSTLVSKADTPNVKAMLKI; translated from the coding sequence ATGCCGAAGGTTAAGATTAAATCAGGTGCGAAAAAGCGGTTTAAATTAACAGGTACTGGTAAAATTAAAAGAAAGCACGCTTTTAAAAGCCACATCCTGACTAAGAAAGAAACCAAAAGGAAGAGAAATTTAACTAAATCAACTCTTGTGAGCAAAGCTGACACGCCAAACGTAAAAGCAATGCTTAAAATCTGA
- the hisC gene encoding histidinol-phosphate transaminase, protein MFSLDKLLRDNIRKAEAYSSARDEYEGSEGIFLDANENSLGSVTDPPYHRYPDPLQRPLKEVIAAIKRADVKNIFLGNGSDEPIDLIIRMVCKPGIDNIIIMPPTYGMYQVSAAINDVEVKKVPLSDDFQIRTEAVLEAADEHTKIIFICSPNNPTGNSLKVKDIEEVLNKFNGLVVIDEAYIDFSRHIGFVPRLKEFPNLVILQTLSKAWGMAALRLGMAYASEEIISVFNKIKPPYNINGASQSIALEGLRKVLSKEMMVEQILTERERLKDNLQGLPVVVKIFPSDANFLLVKTTGGKAVYEFLIERKIITRDRSSVVLCEGCLRITVGTPDENDKLISALKEYK, encoded by the coding sequence TTGTTTTCGCTCGATAAACTATTAAGAGATAATATTAGAAAGGCAGAAGCGTATTCTTCTGCAAGAGATGAATATGAAGGTTCAGAAGGCATTTTTCTTGATGCTAATGAAAATTCGCTGGGATCAGTGACAGACCCTCCTTACCACCGCTATCCAGACCCCCTGCAAAGACCTTTAAAAGAGGTGATTGCCGCTATTAAAAGGGCAGACGTTAAAAATATATTTCTTGGAAATGGTAGTGATGAACCTATAGATCTGATCATAAGGATGGTTTGCAAGCCTGGTATTGATAACATTATTATCATGCCCCCAACTTATGGAATGTACCAGGTAAGCGCAGCCATTAATGATGTGGAAGTGAAAAAAGTCCCGCTGTCCGATGATTTTCAGATTAGAACGGAGGCTGTACTTGAGGCTGCAGATGAACATACCAAAATCATTTTTATTTGCTCACCTAATAATCCCACAGGAAATAGTTTAAAGGTTAAAGACATTGAAGAGGTGTTGAATAAGTTCAACGGACTTGTGGTTATAGATGAGGCATATATAGATTTCTCCCGGCATATAGGTTTTGTACCAAGGTTGAAAGAGTTTCCCAATTTGGTCATTTTACAAACCTTGTCAAAAGCTTGGGGCATGGCAGCATTGCGCTTGGGTATGGCTTATGCTTCTGAGGAAATTATAAGTGTTTTTAATAAAATTAAGCCTCCTTATAATATTAATGGCGCTTCTCAATCCATTGCACTGGAAGGGCTTAGGAAGGTGTTGAGCAAGGAGATGATGGTAGAGCAGATCCTGACGGAACGTGAACGCCTCAAAGATAATTTGCAAGGTTTGCCGGTTGTGGTGAAAATCTTTCCATCGGACGCAAATTTTTTGTTAGTCAAAACTACTGGCGGTAAGGCGGTTTATGAATTCCTTATTGAGAGAAAAATCATTACCCGTGACCGCTCTTCTGTTGTTTTATGTGAGGGGTGTTTGAGAATTACCGTAGGAACACCTGATGAAAATGATAAACTGATTTCGGCACTCAAGGAGTACAAATAA
- a CDS encoding DUF92 domain-containing protein encodes MNTSIWLLAGAQVFSIWVSVFSYRKKSVSTSGFTAMLLISALFIWTEQLSLLTIVFLMFASSSLLSKFKKSEKQHLKTVVEKHGARDYIQALANLGTATGLIVLNYFFPNDLMVVAAIGSIAAANADSWASETGSLSTSKPVLITTFKPIPKGLSGGITLTGTLGGIAGAWFIVFSSILILPLASSYSGNLNTMAIAVFLAGVFGLFLDSWLGAICQALYKNKDTYSFTENPTGNTSLVKGVVWINNDLINFISTVSGAVVAGSIYYSLV; translated from the coding sequence ATGAACACTTCAATATGGTTATTGGCAGGAGCTCAGGTCTTCAGTATTTGGGTTAGCGTTTTTTCTTATAGAAAAAAATCCGTTTCGACCAGCGGATTTACCGCCATGTTGCTAATCAGTGCTTTGTTTATCTGGACTGAACAGCTTTCTCTGCTAACAATAGTTTTTTTAATGTTCGCCTCCTCTTCTTTACTTTCAAAGTTTAAAAAATCCGAAAAGCAGCACCTCAAAACGGTTGTGGAAAAACACGGTGCTAGAGATTATATTCAAGCGTTAGCAAATCTTGGCACTGCCACCGGACTGATAGTATTAAACTACTTTTTCCCCAACGACTTGATGGTAGTTGCAGCCATTGGAAGCATAGCAGCAGCAAACGCCGATTCTTGGGCCTCAGAAACTGGAAGCCTTAGCACATCCAAACCTGTATTGATTACTACATTTAAACCTATTCCCAAAGGCTTATCAGGAGGAATTACGCTGACAGGTACTTTAGGTGGCATTGCTGGGGCTTGGTTTATTGTTTTCTCATCTATTCTCATTCTGCCTTTAGCCTCATCGTATTCAGGAAATTTAAACACTATGGCTATTGCTGTTTTTCTAGCAGGTGTTTTCGGATTATTCCTTGATTCTTGGTTAGGCGCAATTTGTCAAGCATTGTATAAGAACAAGGACACTTATTCATTTACAGAAAACCCCACTGGAAATACTTCTCTTGTAAAAGGTGTTGTTTGGATTAACAATGACTTGATCAATTTTATCTCAACAGTATCCGGAGCCGTAGTGGCAGGAAGCATTTACTATAGTTTGGTCTGA
- the infC gene encoding translation initiation factor IF-3: MANFRGRVVRGKEEAHRINEKIRVPKVRLVDVEGGESDIVPTSEALEKAKAQNLDLVEIAPKADPPVCKIIDYSKFKYEQKKKQKELKAKAHKVILKEIRFGPNTDEHDFEFKLKHAINFLKDGAKVKAYVHFVGRSIVFKERGEILLLKFAQALEEYAKVEEMPRLEGKRMILMLSPKVSKK; the protein is encoded by the coding sequence ATGGCAAATTTTAGAGGACGAGTAGTAAGAGGTAAAGAAGAAGCACACAGGATTAATGAGAAAATCAGGGTGCCTAAAGTGCGACTTGTAGATGTTGAAGGTGGCGAAAGCGACATTGTTCCTACAAGTGAAGCGCTTGAAAAAGCTAAAGCTCAAAACTTAGACCTGGTTGAAATTGCACCTAAAGCAGATCCTCCTGTTTGCAAAATTATCGATTACTCCAAATTTAAGTACGAGCAAAAAAAGAAGCAGAAGGAACTTAAAGCCAAAGCGCACAAAGTTATACTTAAAGAAATAAGGTTTGGTCCTAATACCGATGAGCATGATTTTGAGTTTAAGCTTAAACATGCCATAAACTTCTTGAAAGATGGGGCTAAAGTAAAAGCATATGTGCACTTTGTCGGACGGTCTATTGTCTTTAAGGAAAGAGGCGAAATTCTCCTGCTTAAGTTTGCACAGGCACTTGAGGAGTATGCCAAAGTTGAAGAAATGCCACGGCTGGAAGGTAAGCGTATGATTCTTATGCTTTCTCCTAAAGTAAGTAAAAAATAG
- the hisH gene encoding imidazole glycerol phosphate synthase subunit HisH has protein sequence MKVAIVKYNAGNLQSVMFALNRLGIEPIVTDDKELLLSADKVIFPGVGQASSAIDHLRAKGLDKVLTALKQPFLGICLGLQLMCRHSEEGDVDCLGIFPVDVKVFPPEDKVPHMGWNALQGLKGELFKGIDEGGYVYFVHSYYAGLSEYTVAKTEYILPFSAALQKDNFYAAQFHPEKSGKEGETIIKNFLEL, from the coding sequence GTGAAAGTAGCTATTGTAAAATATAATGCAGGTAACCTGCAGTCTGTAATGTTTGCATTAAACCGCTTAGGTATAGAGCCTATTGTTACCGACGATAAAGAACTTCTCCTTTCGGCTGACAAGGTGATCTTTCCTGGCGTAGGTCAGGCAAGCTCCGCGATAGACCATCTAAGGGCTAAAGGGCTTGATAAAGTATTGACTGCCTTAAAACAGCCTTTTTTGGGTATTTGCTTAGGCTTGCAGTTGATGTGCCGCCACTCTGAAGAAGGTGATGTGGATTGTTTGGGTATTTTTCCCGTAGATGTAAAAGTGTTCCCCCCTGAGGATAAAGTGCCTCACATGGGATGGAATGCTTTGCAAGGACTAAAGGGGGAGTTGTTCAAAGGCATTGACGAAGGTGGTTATGTTTACTTTGTCCATAGCTACTACGCTGGGCTAAGTGAGTATACTGTTGCAAAGACAGAGTATATTTTACCTTTTAGCGCCGCCTTGCAGAAAGATAATTTTTATGCAGCACAATTTCACCCAGAAAAGAGCGGTAAGGAAGGAGAGACTATTATCAAAAACTTCCTTGAGCTTTAA